Part of the Cereibacter sphaeroides 2.4.1 genome, GCATAGATCTCGGGTTCGGCTTCGGCCGAGAGATTGATCGTCTTGGCGTAGCAGCCGCCCTCGAAGTTGAACGTCCCCCGGTCCGACCAGCCGTGCTCGTCGTCGCCGATCAGCGTGCGGGAGGGATCGGCCGAGAGCGTGGTCTTGCCGGTGCCGGAGAGCCCGAAGAACACTGCCGCATCGTCCGTGTCGCCGAGCGCGTGGTTGGCCGAGCAGTGCATCGCCATGACGCCCTTGCCGGGCAGGATGTAGTTCAGCAGCGTGAAGACCGACTTCTTGTTCTCGCCGGCATATTCGGTGTTGGCGATCAGGATCAGCTTGCGCTCGAAGTTGAGCACGATCACCGTGTCGGTGCGGCAGCCGTGGCGCTCGGGGTCGGCCTTGAAGGACGGGCAGTTGATGACCGTCCAGTCGGGCACGAAGCTGTCGAGCTCGGCGCGCTCGGGGCGGCGCAGCATGTGGCGGATGAAGAGGCCGTGCCAGGCGAGCTCGGTCACCATCCGCACGTCGAGGCGCAGCTCGGGGTCGGCGCCGGCGAACAGGTCCTGCACGAAGTAGGTGCGGCCCTTCATGTGCTCGAGCATGTCGGCATGGAGCCGGTCGAAGGCGGCCGGATCCATGGGAGCGTTGTTTTCCCACCAGATCGTGTCTTCCACCGACGGCGTGCGCACGACGAACTTGTCCTTGGGCGAGCGGCCCGTGAAGGCACCGGTCGAGCAGAGGAACGCGCCTCCGCGGCCCAGCCGGCCTTCGCCGCGCGTCACGGCCGCTTCGACCAGCGCGGGCTCGATGAGGTTGTAATGCACCTCGCCAAGTCCAGTGATGCCTTGTGCGTCCAGCGTCTGCGCTGGGTTCACGCGTCCGAAATTCATACTGCAAGCTCCCCGATGCCGCGCGAGCGGCTGTTTCCGGTCCTCCAACGGCATCCTGGGCCAATAGGCTGCCGGTCGGCCCCGGAGATGGGCGCCGACAGGGAAAGGGTATAGCATGACGGTGCCACGCGACAACAGAGTGACAGCAAGACGTTAGCGCAACCAGCGACAGGTTGGCGCAACCTCCGGGCATCGGTTGCGGCAAATTGGCTGTTCCGTCGCGACTCGTGGACGGGCAACCGGAGGAGGAGCCGACCGATTCGCAGAAGGCTATTGATTCCTTCGGCGGAAACCGGATCATGAAGTCCATTGGTACAGCAGGCATTCGGAGTTGGGGCATGTCCAGGATTGCTCTCGTCGACGACGATCGCAACATCCTGACTTCGGTGGCCATGACGCTCGAGGCGGAAGGGTTCGAAGTCGAGACCTACAACGACGGGCAGTCGGCTCTCGAGGCCTTCAACAAGCGGATGCCCGACATGGCCGTGCTCGACATCAAGATGCCGCGCATGGACGGGATGGACCTGCTGCAGCGCCTGCGGCAGAAGTCCGC contains:
- a CDS encoding phosphoenolpyruvate carboxykinase produces the protein MNFGRVNPAQTLDAQGITGLGEVHYNLIEPALVEAAVTRGEGRLGRGGAFLCSTGAFTGRSPKDKFVVRTPSVEDTIWWENNAPMDPAAFDRLHADMLEHMKGRTYFVQDLFAGADPELRLDVRMVTELAWHGLFIRHMLRRPERAELDSFVPDWTVINCPSFKADPERHGCRTDTVIVLNFERKLILIANTEYAGENKKSVFTLLNYILPGKGVMAMHCSANHALGDTDDAAVFFGLSGTGKTTLSADPSRTLIGDDEHGWSDRGTFNFEGGCYAKTINLSAEAEPEIYATTSKFATVVENMVYDEETLELDFNDDSLTANTRCAYPLDYISNASESGLGGHPKNVIMLTCDAFGVLPPIARLTPAQAMYHFLSGFTSKVAGTERGVTEPQPTFSTCFGAPFMPRRPEVYGKLLQEKIAKHGATCWLVNTGWTGGAYGTGKRMPIKATRALLTAALDGSLSGVQFRRDPNFGFEVPVDLHGVDAKLLDPRSTWADPAAYDQQAKKLVEMFANNFAQYVPFIDADVKAAAIG